One window of the Betta splendens chromosome 21, fBetSpl5.4, whole genome shotgun sequence genome contains the following:
- the ube2al gene encoding ubiquitin conjugating enzyme E2 A, like translates to MSTPARRRLMRDFKRLQEDPPAGVSGAPSENNIMVWNAVIFGPEGTPFEDGTFKLTVEFTEEYPNKPPTVRFVSKMFHPNVYADGSICLDILQNRWSPTYDVSSILTSIQSLLDEPNPNSPANSQAAQLYQENKREYEKRVSAIVEQSWRDS, encoded by the exons ATGTCGACCCCGGCTAGAAGGAGACTTATGAGAGATTTTAAACG GCTACAAGAGGATCCCCCAGCTGGTGTTAGTGGAGCTCCCTCTGAAAACAACATCATGGTGTGGAATGCAGTCATATTTGG CCCTGAAGGAACTCCTTTTGAAGATG gtacATTTAAACTCACTGTAGAATTCACAGAAGAATATCCCAACAAACCTCCCACAGTACGATTTGTGTCAAAGATGTTTCATCCAAATG TCTATGCAGATGGAAGTATATGTTTGGACATTCTACAGAATCGTTGGAGTCCTACCTATGATGTGTCTTCTATTCTTACATCTATCCAG TCCCTGCTTGATGAACCAAACCCCAACAGCCCAGCCAACAGTCAGGCTGCTCAGCTGTACCAGGAGAACAAACGGGAGTATGAGAAGCGTGTATCTGCCATCGTAGAACAAAGCTGGAGAGACAGTTGA
- the ing1 gene encoding inhibitor of growth protein 1 isoform X1: MKWINATRALCFFTINSSRSSCFKVQVLECKLAKRGPEMLNPTNGDPVHVVVNYVEEYLDLVESLPFDLQRSVSVMKEIDAKYQDVLEELDDFYERYRRESDSLQRRKLQLMIQRALIRSQELGDEKIQIVGQMVELVENRTRQMDWHSELLLSSQEVPESQIPTATSMTTAAASIMSSSTSITPGKPGHHDKKRDEVTPGSGSGDKAGGKRSRRQKNGENRESYGGLEHAEEVGVSREKRTKTSSKKKKRSKGKSEREVSPPDLPIDPDEPTYCLCEQVSYGEMIGCDNDECPIEWFHFSCVGLHHKPKGKWYCPKCRGENEKTMDKALERAKKDRAYNR; the protein is encoded by the exons ATGAAGTGGATAAATGCGACTAGAGCTTTATGTTTTTTCACGATTAATTCATCAAGGAGTTCTTGTTTTAAAGTGCAGGTGTTGGAGTGTAAACTGGCAAAGAGGGGCCCCGAAATGTTGAACCCAACCAACGGTGACCCGGTTCACGTTGTTGTAAATTATGTGGAGGAGTATCTGGACCTGGTGGAGTCTCTACCTTTTGACCTACAGAGGAGTGTGTCTGTAATGAAGGAAATCGATGCCAAGTATCAAG ATGTTCTGGAGGAGCTTGATGATTTTTATGAAAGGTATCGCCGGGAATCTGACTCTCTTCAGAGACGCAAGCTTCAGTTAATGATTCAGAGGGCACTCATCCGCAGTCAAGAGCTTGGAGATGAAAAGATCCAGATTGTTGGTCAAATG GTGGAATTGGTTGAAAACCGAACTCGACAAATGGACTGGCATTCTGAACTTCTTCTTTCCTCCCAAGAAGTCCCAGAAAGTCAGATTCCCACGGCAACATCcatgacaactgctgcagcaTCGATTATGTCATCATCAACCTCCATTACTCCAGGCAAACCTGGTCATCATGACAAGAAGCGGGATGAGGTCACTCCGGGATCAGGTAGCGGAGATAAGGCTGGAGGGAAACGTTCGAGACGTCAGAAAAATGGAGAAAATCGGGAAAGTTATGGAGGCCTGGAGCACGCTGAGGAAGTGGGAGTATCCCGGGAAAAACGCACCAAAACCTCTTCCAAAAAGAAGAAGCGATCTAAAGGAAAATCTGAGCGAGAAGTGTCCCCTCCTGACCTGCCTATTGATCCAGATGAGCCAACATACTGCCTGTGTGAGCAGGTGTCATACGGTGAGATGATTGGCTGTGATAACGATGAATGTCCTATTGAATGGTTCCATTTCTCTTGCGTTGGGCTTCACCATAAGCCCAAGGGAAAGTGGTACTGCCCCAAGTGTAGGGGTGAGAATGAGAAGACCATGGACAAAGCCTTGGAGAGGGCTAAGAAGGACAGGGCATACAACAGGTAG
- the ing1 gene encoding inhibitor of growth protein 1 isoform X2, translating into MLNPTNGDPVHVVVNYVEEYLDLVESLPFDLQRSVSVMKEIDAKYQDVLEELDDFYERYRRESDSLQRRKLQLMIQRALIRSQELGDEKIQIVGQMVELVENRTRQMDWHSELLLSSQEVPESQIPTATSMTTAAASIMSSSTSITPGKPGHHDKKRDEVTPGSGSGDKAGGKRSRRQKNGENRESYGGLEHAEEVGVSREKRTKTSSKKKKRSKGKSEREVSPPDLPIDPDEPTYCLCEQVSYGEMIGCDNDECPIEWFHFSCVGLHHKPKGKWYCPKCRGENEKTMDKALERAKKDRAYNR; encoded by the exons ATGTTGAACCCAACCAACGGTGACCCGGTTCACGTTGTTGTAAATTATGTGGAGGAGTATCTGGACCTGGTGGAGTCTCTACCTTTTGACCTACAGAGGAGTGTGTCTGTAATGAAGGAAATCGATGCCAAGTATCAAG ATGTTCTGGAGGAGCTTGATGATTTTTATGAAAGGTATCGCCGGGAATCTGACTCTCTTCAGAGACGCAAGCTTCAGTTAATGATTCAGAGGGCACTCATCCGCAGTCAAGAGCTTGGAGATGAAAAGATCCAGATTGTTGGTCAAATG GTGGAATTGGTTGAAAACCGAACTCGACAAATGGACTGGCATTCTGAACTTCTTCTTTCCTCCCAAGAAGTCCCAGAAAGTCAGATTCCCACGGCAACATCcatgacaactgctgcagcaTCGATTATGTCATCATCAACCTCCATTACTCCAGGCAAACCTGGTCATCATGACAAGAAGCGGGATGAGGTCACTCCGGGATCAGGTAGCGGAGATAAGGCTGGAGGGAAACGTTCGAGACGTCAGAAAAATGGAGAAAATCGGGAAAGTTATGGAGGCCTGGAGCACGCTGAGGAAGTGGGAGTATCCCGGGAAAAACGCACCAAAACCTCTTCCAAAAAGAAGAAGCGATCTAAAGGAAAATCTGAGCGAGAAGTGTCCCCTCCTGACCTGCCTATTGATCCAGATGAGCCAACATACTGCCTGTGTGAGCAGGTGTCATACGGTGAGATGATTGGCTGTGATAACGATGAATGTCCTATTGAATGGTTCCATTTCTCTTGCGTTGGGCTTCACCATAAGCCCAAGGGAAAGTGGTACTGCCCCAAGTGTAGGGGTGAGAATGAGAAGACCATGGACAAAGCCTTGGAGAGGGCTAAGAAGGACAGGGCATACAACAGGTAG
- the ankrd10b gene encoding ankyrin repeat domain-containing protein 10b, giving the protein MSVGVESGFSSEEVLNSRFPLHRACRDGDVGALCSLLQGTSNPADLAVEDTFYGWTPIHWAAHFGKLECVMRLVQVGSGVNAVTSRFAQTPTHIAAFGGHPQCLLWLLQAGADINRQDYVGETPIHKAARAGSLECINALLIQGAKADIRNANGLTAADLAHAQGFQQCAEILSNAQNFQQNMVQSQNGTFLNGLTQNRGHAHPNIQGRSFLNGVPNRKRSFDGMEVNPVKKARPNGLGMPPELLNGNGPLGGAVEVQMESMNTELAATVTSVASERQVEDFFSSLHNQPQLPFGCNPAADILHTYSNSPEINSTAGSQLEHQKSVKAEQLYDHALFTTMLLYHGS; this is encoded by the exons ATGTCGGTGGGAGTGGAGTCTGGATTCTCTAGCGAGGAGGTCTTAAACAGCCGCTTCCCGCTCCATCGGGCGTGCAGGGATGGAGACGTCGGTGCCTTGTGCTCCCTCCTTCAGGGCACCTCAAACCCGGCTGACCTCGCGGTTGAGGACACCTTCTACGGCTGGACGCCCATACACTGGGCCGCTCACTTCGGAAAG CTGGAGTGTGTGATGCGTCTGGTTCAGGTGGGCTCCGGCGTCAATGCCGTAACCTCCAGGTTTGCACAGACGCCCACTCACATTGCTGCCTTTGGAGGCCACCCCCAGTGCTTGTTATGGCTACTCCAAGCTGGTGCAGATATAAACAGACAG GACTATGTGGGTGAGACGCCCATCCACAAGGCTGCTCGTGCGGGCAGTCTGGAATGTATCAATGCTCTCTTGATTCAGGGAGCAAAAGCTGA TATAAGGAATGCCAATGGGCTGACTGCTGCTGACCTGGCCCACGCCCAGGGATTCCAACAGTGTGCTGAGATTCTCTCCAATGCCCAGAACTTTCAACAAAACATGGTTCAGTCTCAAAATGGGACTTTTCTGAATGGCCTGACCCAGAATAGGGGCCATGCTCACCCCAACATCCAGGGGCGCAGCTTCTTGAATGGTGTGCCTAACAGAAAGAGGTCATTTGATGGCATGGAAGTCAACCCAGTGAAGAAGGCTAGACCTAATG GTCTGGGCATGCCTCCAGAATTGCTGAATGGGAATGGACCACTGGGTGGCGCCGTAGAGGTCCAGATGGAGAGCATGAATACGGAGTTGGCAGCGACTGTAACTTCAG tgGCAAGTGAGAGACAAGTTGAGGATTTTTTCTCAAGTCTTCACAATCAACCACAGCTTCCATTTGGATGTAACCCAGCAGCAGACATCCTCCACACCTACAGTAACTCACCTGAGATCAACAGCACTGCAGGCAGCCAGCTGGAGCACCAGAAGTCTGTGAAAGCAGAACAGTTGTATGACCATGCCCTCTTCACCACCATGCTGCTTTATCATGGATCCTAA